The DNA region acaccctgtgtgagagagagctgcacattgcccctttaagtacgctgactccactctaagtacattgcctttttgaGTAAATCAgtaagttgagacagcagctgctgccagcaagctccctcagtcctgagccctgtcgtgtccaccccctgctctgtggagatggggtaagcggggggcagggaggaaggggggcaccCTAACATTAGCCCAtctgccctcttccccctcctgccccacgcAGCAAGGAGGAGGCTccctggagcagctccaaggcagaggcagaatcagcacatggcagtggggggagggacagctgaactgccaggcaattgatagcctgctgggcgacTGCCACGCAGGGAACCAAGCCCCCATCAACCAGCTCCAATGGGCTGCAGTGGACGAAGCAGGCAACTGCCATTTTTGAAACTTTTGGTTTCGGAGTTTAGAGAGGGCACCATATTTTGAGGTGCCATACATGTCCTGATGGCACCGTGATTTTCAGCGAGTTCACAAGACAGCCCTTTCTGCAGACCAGCGCTTTCCATTTCCCAGTGCGAGGCAGAGTCATTAGTTCACTGAACCCGCAGAAGGAGAACCTCCTATTGAGCGATCTATACCACTTCAAGCAGTGCCTGATGCATGTTCCGAATGTGGAGCACCTCTTTTCATCAGAGTGTTGGTCATTCCAACTTTAGCCTTTAAACCCTTGGGCATCAGTCCTGCAGCCCTTTTCCGATGGCCTTTATCTATTTCTGCAACTGGCATAGAATTGAAACCAAGAATGTCAATGCTGATATCCAGGGCATTGGGCTCAGGGCtgatgcaaggaagttttgcgccctaggcgaaacttctaccttgcaccccccacccccagccctgcggcagctccccacgcctccctccaccctgaggcgccccccctccTCGTGGCAGCTTCCCCCCCCAGGGAGTCACGTGGtaccttcccaccccagctcacctctgctttgcATCCTCCCTGAGCACGTTGCCCCCACGCTAATTCTCCtcccaagcctgggaggcaggagaagtggagcagtgaccgcgtgcttggggaggaacagctgtaaaaaaaaacggggggcactgctttttggcacccccaaatcttggcgccctaggcaactgcctagttcaccttaatggtagcaccagccctgattGGGCTCCACATTGACCCATCTGTAGTGCTGTTCCACATTTCAGGCCTTCTGCACAGACCTGTTCTTCTCAGTGGTTGACAGTTTTTTCAAAGACTTTTGTTTCTAGGTCTAAGCAGAGATCTCCAAGTCCCCTCAGGCTGCCTTAATATTTCCTACTCTCCTTTCAAATTTCCTGTGGGCCTGAAATCTTCTGAGTCAGTAAGGAGTGTTAGAAACAGAAAACTCACATCTTGTGCATCCTGTTTGCTAAGGATGAGAGATTGCAAGTGAGGCCACCATTTTCAAACTTACATGTATAAAGATAGGTTCTTAAATCCCTATCGAGGCATCTAAATAAAAAgtaacctgatttttcagaggtccTAATCATCATCTAATCCCATTGTAGATGATGAGAAGTATAGGTGTTCAATCATCTTTGAAAAGCAGACTTAAGTGCCTGCATGTGATTTTAGGAACCTAAATTTAGGTTCAGCAATGGGTGTTGAGACTGTTTCATGTGTGTTCCAGTCTAATACCTTATCAGCTCAATGCCAAAAAGGGGATTATGATCAGTGGAAAATGCTAGGCTGAGTATGTATAGGAAACTATAGAATCTTTTTATCTTTTGTTGTTGTCtgagttcgctgttcccagccaatgggagctgcgggaaggggTGGGCCatagggacgtgctggctgccgcttcccgcagatcccattagctgggaacggcgaaccgcggccactgggagatgcggggggctgtgcctgtggacagtcaatgtcagcaaaatatctcgtggcccgcaatcagattaccctgatgggccgcaggttgcccaccactggctaGCTACTCTTTCCTTTAAGTTGTGATCCAAGTCTGGAAAATACTATATTATGCCTACCAGAGAATTAACAGTGCATAAAAACATTGTGGAGATCAAGTGTAAGGAACCCATTAACTAATTTCATGAGAATGCAAGAACTTTAATCTGTAAATTCCAATCTGACATTTTTTTAACTGGGTACCACAAAAATTGTTCTGTGTTCTTGTTAGTATCATCTGCAGTCCTGATTATAACAacttgattatttatttatgattTTTTCTATAGGTGCATTCTGTATCCCCCTGTATATCCCTTACTTCCTGACAGGCAAGTGGATGTTTGGAAGACTTCTCTGCAAACTCTGGCTAGTTGTAGACTATCTTATGTGCACAGCTTCCGCATTTAGCATTGTCCTTATCAGCTATGATCGGTTCCTGTCAGTTACCAAAGCGGTGAGTAGAACATTCATAGTTAGCTTTGCATGACTCATGATGTTTAGATGTAATTGTGTATTTATGATAATACTTAACacttatataacacttttcatccatagattggAAGGTACTTTGCAAAGGTGGATAAGCATTATCCAACAAAAAAATGTAAGTGACTCATCCAAAGTCACACACAattagtcagtggcagaactggataTAGATTTCCAGATTCCCAGGCCTCTGGCTAATCTAAATTATAGGTGGCACATGTAATaatgcctatagttaaggttgcctgacattaTAAGATCCTATTTTCATGTAACTTATAACTTCGCCAAACTTTCACCATCCAGGCTGAAGTTTTCTGTGTTGGCTGTCTTCCTCAGGGTGAATTTTTTTGCTGTTGTTGAAAGTTTCAGctaacagttcagccatttctctGAATAAGGTTAGATACAATACTTTGTTTTgacaatgttaaaaaaattcttgagTGTTTCATTGAGAAGTTGAGCTCCTCCGTTCATtgaagcagagacttgaaatttggtatgAGGGTTGCCCTGCTTTCAGGAGTGTGTTTTGTGCTATTCCTGTGAAAATTGGTCCAACTTAAAAGCCTCTGAAAATTTGTTTGCACAGTCTCGGTAGAGAGTTGTTAGTTTGGCAACTAAATTCTCCGACAATTCCGTCTACAGTGAACATCTTGCAGGGGTGGAGCAGGTCTTCTACTGCAGTTGCTGGATATGGatgctgggggctgctgtggcactagAGTTGAGAGTGGGgagactgtctctcctgtgctctcagtgagaAGACGGAAGCTGCTTGCCTAGCAGGCAGACTTGTGGAAAATCAGGCCTGGAGCAGTGGCAAGTGGGGAGGCTGGGACAAGGGCTAGGgagaagctggggatgggagaTTGGGCTGGAATGAGGAGCTTGGAGAATGAAGACCTCAAAGAGGGTGGTGATGGGGAGACAGGGCCTGAGATGAGTGGAGGAAGGGGGAAAGTGAGACAAGGAGCTAAATGGAGGGTCAGATGAGATTGGTATTGGGAAATGGAGCCAAGCAAGAGGCTGGAGTGAGTGGAAATGTTGGATGAAGATCTAAGGGAGGGCAGGAGGACTGGACCAAGGACAGACTGGAGCGGCCAAGGACAGAAGGTTCTGTAACCACCTTAGTACATCTACCACCCGGAATAAAACCCATATTTCCTGAGTCTCAACATTTCTCTGTGGACAGCAAATGTccatgaaacccactggcaaagtggaTCTCATCTCCCCCTAGTGTCTGGTCCATATAGAGGATGACAGCCTAATACTGATATCACTTACTGTGTTAGCTCAAGGAGCTCTGTGCtttggatctaaaggttccaacccttttgatgacccatgtgggtgtcaatataaTGCCCCATGATGGAATTCTGGTTTTttatcagtttgcttttttaaaaacctatgaaATTGCACACAAAAACCCTATATTTAAGGAGCATTAAAGTTGCAGAATCTAGGCCTCAAAGTTAGGAGAAATGCatgtgtgtatatgcattatgacacaatctttaattatatgatcacaggCTATTTTTTCTTCTGGATCTgtgcctcattcaatgcacagtATGGCTGTTGCTCAGAAAaggaatcagggttgtgtagtgaaggaggctgtctGCAGGACCTCTGTCTCCtatgttgcagaagttggaaggtgtgtactATTTGCAGATCTGGGACAGGCGGATGTAGGCCTGCCCAAAACCAAAGGCCCACACCCTCTGCTAAGAGGGAGgattggaaggtgtgtagtggaTGGGGCAGGTGATGGCAGGAATAGAAAGGAGGGTCtcctggttaaggcagttgaatgctgtccTGGGAAtgtggattctatccctgcctctgccacaaagAGCTCATATGTAATACTAGGCAAGTCGCTTACACTTAcagacttttcacaggtggtcacttaACTGTGTGTTCTTTGCTGTCTGTGTCCCAAATTGAAacacctggggtctgatttgcagagttCTGAGCACTCGCAGctatagctgaagtcaatgggagctgtacttTGAACAAATAAAGTATTATAAaatggatggttctctgaaaaaaacaaacaaacccagtcCATAGGCATTTTGGACTGAGCACCCAAAATTGGATGCTTTTCTcattgtctctgtgcctcagctccccatctgtaaaaaaggaataataataataccatctCACTTCGCaggtgaagcactcagatactatagtgattaGCACCACAGACAAGCCCATAAGGAAATTactaattctgtcttcagagcagggtttgaataatgTGCAGTAAATATTATCTGGGGCCAGTCActgaaaaatgaggaaaaaacccCCAGATATTGAAAGCTGCTCATTCAGGAAGTATCATAcatcctgtgcactgagtgagttggagtcctgtggaaaaaatagtatgagaTAATGTAATTAAGGACTATGTCATAGTGCTTACACACAAGGGATCTGAATTGAGGTTGCACTGGcaacttttttttactgctggatacttaaaaaaaataaaatctggaaaGGCATAAAAACTTAAACAACTAAAGGAATCTAAGTGCCATTTAAATGATAAAGAAAGCACCATAACACAACATCTAAAAGATTGAATTTCCTTCCTGGGGATCTGGGGGGGATACATTTTATTCTGtggcaaagaaaaacaaatattcacaTTTAGATACTATCCAGTGATTGGAAGCAGTCATGGTTACATTTCTATTACAGTGGGAGTAACCATCCCCACCCCTAACTCTTAGTTCACCTCTGAGATTCAATGTTTTCATGAATCAGAGGCTGACTCCTTGTTATTTCCTTATTGTAGTGGTGATGCCATCAAACCATTTCCTATTATTCATTCATTCCAGTGGATAGTGTATCCATCTCAAATGTTTTCCCCACAAATCTCAAGCATACAGTATGCTATAGTGCTTGAGCCCAAGATTAATAAAGTTTTTCAGGGTTTTATATAAACACAGATGTTCTGGACATTGaggtctcatagactttagggtcagaagggaccaatatgatcatctagtctgacctcctgcacaaagcaggccacagaaccgtacccatccacttctataacaaacccctaacctatgtccgagttactgaagtcttcaaattgtggtttgaagacctcaagctgcagagaatccaccagcaagtgaccatgccccatgctgcagaggaaggcgaaaaacctccagggcttctgccaatctgccccggaggacaTCTGGAGACCTACAGTACAAATATTATTCTTAATTTCCCAGAAGTTTTTACAAAGTACTTATACTAGTTATATAAAGAACCCAATCTGTGACTAACAGGGGGTCTTTTAATGTTACTTCTAGGTGACATATAGGATTCAACAGGGAATGACGTCAAAGACTGTTGTTAAGATggtggcagtctgggtctttgcATTCTTAATCTATGGCCCCGCAATCCTCATTTGGGATCGTGTGGCTGGCTACAGCATCATACTCGATGGAGAATGCAATGCTGAATTCTACTATAACTGGTACTTTCTCCTGTGTGCTTCAGCCTTTGAATTCTTCACACCTTGCATCTCTGTGGCCTATTTCAACATGCACATCTACCGGGATATACAAAAACGCAAGAGAAACAGGCTCCAGAGcacagtcaacatcagcaaacAGGTGTCTGTACCTCCAACAGAAAAAAATGTCTTGATGGCTGACCATTGCTCTTTGAAGGAAGACGTTTCTTCTCCTGATTCAGAAACAGAGGACAGTCTTTCTACTTCCAGGACACAGGTGCAGTCAGTGGTGACTGACGGTTCACATCAGTCCAGAGGCTATTCCATAACCCCTGACAATGATCAGTCAGTAGCCCTCAGAGCGAAGACCAGGTCAAAATTGAACAGGGACAAAAAAATTGCTAAGTCACTTGCCATAATTGTCTGTGTCTTTGCCATTTGCTGGGCACCATATTCATTACTTATGATAATTCGCGCAGCCTGCTGTGGAGAGTGTGTCAACGAATTCTTGTATGAAATAACATTTTGGCTTTTGTGGCTTAATTCCTCTGTAAATCCTTTCCTCTACCCTCTCTGCCATGCTGGGTTTCGGAAGgctttcatgaaaatattgtgcCCAAAAAGGTTTGTGATACAGCCACCAGCCCTGGCAGTCTCTTCTTAGAGAGCCAAACTAGAAGACTTACAACAGAAGCTCCTCCACCTTATTTTAGTTAAGCTTGTTCTGATCTCATCTTCAATAATATAGTAGATATGTTTGTTTCATAGATGGCATTAGTCAAGGATGCAATATGTAAATTTGCCAATAGTTTGATAATTTTCAAAGCAttagttttcttttctcttcataATATCATGTTAAATTCAACAGCAACTTTTGCCTGATTGTGCACTATCTCTTTAATTTATGAATTTTATTCACAGGCACAGAGCAGGAtccctttcttttattaatactGTTTATTTAAAATCATGACAACACAAGACATATATTTCCAAAAGCTGCTACAAAAGTGTCCCTGGGAAAGAGACTGTGGAAGCAAAATTAAAGCAGGGCAAATGTTTTAGTCAGGTGTAAGGATAGAGTGAAGTATAACCCTAACCCTAATAACATGAGAGTTGTAAGAGATGCTGCTTCACACCTCACTGCTCACCTCTCTTTAGTTGATAAGAATGGAATGCTGATTTAAGCAGAAACCTTGAGATAAGGCAGTGTCTGGAGGGAGTTTGTATAAACAAAGGATAACTGTTAGCTGATTGATGTATGTAAcgaaaaggtataaatgcttgtcTTACGCTGCTTGTAGAGTGAAGATCGGCCTAAGGTCAGGGGGCCCCCCTCCAACCACAGGCTTCCCTTGCAATTGCTCTCAATAAACTGTCTCTGACTTGTTGCTAATGAACGCAGAGTGAGGACTGGTTTTCTTTCACAATTTAGTGCCATGACTTGGATGGCAACACCCGGCTGATACAGTGGCAATCACTTTGAACCCCAAGGCACCAGACAAGAGGTAAGAGACCTTATGAAATCCCTAGTGGGGTTCGGAGGAGGACTGCCGGTGAGGCCATCTGTCTGTCTTGGGTTCAGGCCATGTGAACTTATTGATTTTGCAAAAAGGACAGATGCAAAGCGGTGCAGAGGAGATTGCCACCTCAAATAAGGGAAAGGTTATGGTAAGTCCAGACGTAAGGAATTAAGGTTATGGTTAAACGAGATGTATCCAGGTATGAGGGAAATGAAGAAGACTGAGTGAATGAGTGAAGAATGAATGCCGCTGACCAGGTCTAAGACTTAAGCTGActccagcagccccagggctaTTCCATGCGGGAGTTCTGAAAGCAAGGGGAGTCAGCAGAACCCTGTGATCCAGTGAACATACCCTGAGTGTCTGAAAAATGGATAGTGGTCAGTCTAACAATATTCCCACACTGCCAAAAGGCACCCCTGCATACTACATGTGTGTGCATTATGGTCCTAGGACTTGTAAGTATCTAGACAACTGGAATTTTTACACACATGATAATCCATCTAAACAGTTTCCACTAGAAGGTACCTTTGAtttagataagatcatacatcttaGAGGAGCTCTTGAATCACCAAAAATCCTTGACATACAGTGGGAACAATTTGTCTATTGGTGGGAGGAAGCCACAAAGAGACTCCATGAGTCTCAAGTGTGGCGTCTAAAGGACTCCCAGAAAAAGCTAAAAACCCAAGTACAGGATTTAAAAACTAAATGCAAGACATCTGGATGTCCCCTTACTCAAACCACCTCATCAAATCCCTCTACCTCATCGACCCCCTCAACTCCTTTGTATCCTCAATtagtaaagactgggagtgaggaGGAGACAGCCGAGGACATTGTGGATTTTTTCAATAGTGCTTCTCAGCGGGCTGTGCCTCTGGCAGGACGCAGGCAGCAGCCACCGCCAGCCCTCCCCTAGTACCTCGGAGCCGCATAGACTATGTCTTCTGAAGCGGTAGCGCCATCATCACCACCACACATATCAGCTGATTAGGCCATTCATCCTGGAGAGGAAACCTCCCCTCCACCGCCCTAACCACTTCAGCACTTACACATTTTGGGTACAATATAACTAATAAGTTTTAATTGTACAAGGAATGAAGGATACAATCCATCATTGGGATGTGCCTAATTAACACTACTCCTAGAGATCCAATTTAGCCTAATGATATAGGATTGTAATGACTGCTGTTTAACTAGGACAATATGAGCCTAAATTCCTCATAATAGACCAGTTTCCAAAGTATTAATGGAGTAAATTCTGAGATCTAAGGCCAAATTCACCACAGGCATAAGCAGACCTAGCTGTCTAGAATTCAGTGTACAGTAGCTGCATCCCATTACACTGGCATTAAGGCAGAAGTTGccaaataaatattaaaagaggaaaaaaaagaaatattaaattaaattatagtgaatatccattttattctttcattgttatttagaaaaatattctgtCATTTGACATCATTGCAAATTCCTTTGTTTAAGGGTCTCATTTTGACTAGAATTTTCATTTAATCATGATTATTGGCCATCCATTGATTTGTCCCAATCAAGAGGACTCTACCGTATTATAATCTAAAGTATTATACCTACACAATAATAAATACCAGATTTAAAAAAGATATTCACTAATAGTTGCAGAAAATATCTTAAGCAAGGCAGAAACTGAATCAAGTTCCCAATGTAACCAGCTGTCTTCTTTAAAGTGCTGTCTTCATCAGTTCTGTTCTTCACAGAGATTGGCTCTTATTAATTTTAAGATAATTTCTTAAATTCAGGAAAGGCACAAAAGGATGCCTCGCTTGCACAAAGAAGTCTTTGCTTTGGCCTCAAGCACGAGCTAGTGCTGTTCATTCAGTAAGCAATGCTTTAGGAAATTATATTGGGGGATTTAATGAGCTCAATCGGTTTAGCTtggcaaaaagaaaatcaagaggTGACTTGAACCTGgtataagtaccttcacaggAAGAAATACCAGttattaaagggctctttgatTTAGTGGAGAAAGCATAACAATGcacaatggctagaagttgaagctagacaaattcaaattagaaacaaaGCACACATTTTTTACCTGCGAGGATGATTAgttattggaacaaactaccaagagaaatggtggagtctccatctcttggtgtcttcagatcaagactcgATGCCTTTCTGGAGgacatgctttagtcaaacaactTACTGAGCTCAATATagggataactgggtgaaattctatgacaTGTGTTATACAGTAAGTCAGACAGATGATCTATTGGCCACGTCTGGCCTTAAAAGATCTATTAATCTTTGAAATAATGATTTTCACACGCCTAGGCTTAGTAACTGTGGGATCATATTGTTGTAACAGTCATCCTTCCTCACTCTCCCTACTGTTTGTCACCCCCATCTTGTCTTGTTTGTCTAAAACTAGACTAATCTTTATAGGGCAGAGATCAcatctttcaatttttttctgtacAGTGCTTATCATTTTAGATTGTATAAAAATAAAGATAGATTAATtttctgaggactgaaatgctgtAAACTATGTACCACagggagagaacaggagagactgaggtggCACCAATGCTTGATGTCCCTGCAGTTGCAGAGAATTAATTATGTGAGTTAGCCCACATGATCCCAGCAAATGAACCACACCCCATATTGCATAGGGATGTGAAAAACCCTGAAGTCCCTGCCAATCTACttggggggaaaattcctttctaatTTCAAATCTGGTTATCTATATGGAAATCTGGGCATGTGGGCTGGACACATCAGCTAGGCTTTGAGAAAGAAGATTCTTTGTCCCACTTCAGAGCGCTGGTCAACCCAATCCGGTGCGCCAGCTCCAGTCGCAGACAATCTCTGaagttgcagaggaaggtgaaccctTACCCTAAAACACATCTAGTCAATTGTCATTATCTTAATTCAGAGCAGCAAGTGTTGTGAGCATGTTGACGGCAATGTAAGCAATCCTGTTCTCCATTGGCTCATGAAGAAAGGGGGCAAACAGGAGGACTCCGAttttctgggttctattcccagttttcATACCAgcttgctgtgtgatctttaACAAATcattctctctgtgcttcagtatagctataaaatggtgataatacctccctgcctcacaggggaggTGTGTTTTGACTTAGTaagccagattcttagctggtgtaaattgtcttagcactatttatttcaaatacagctgtgccaatttacactcACTAAGGATCAGGTGTAATATCTGTAAAGTTCTAAGAGAGccttggatgaaaagcactatgcaTGTGCAAAAGaattatttattaaacaaaaatttgTCCTTTCTTCAAAAAGAGCAGAAAGCATTTTAAGCAAAGAAACACAACAAATGTGTCCAAACTGAGAAAGCACTCAGTTACTCTCAGACGTCTTTCTGATTTTCTGGAGCTATACCTTTAAAAGTTCTGGTCTAATTGGATTGTTAGTAATGTTAGAATAAAGCTTGTCCAGTTCTTTTACTGTAAAATGGTACATGTGATTATTGATTGGGTTGAGAGTGACTGGATATGCACTTTGCAATGCTGGAGCAGCACAGTATggtgggggaaggtggaattcagTAGTTTAGCAACCAGATAGAGGAACAATGTGAATTTACAGATGTTCAATTGTCCAGTGCACTATTCAGCACTCACAATGCTCACTGCAGTATGCCCCAACAGTCATGTGTAATTACATTGTTTATATCACAGTTTTTCTACCCACATGTAATGGGGTGCTCCACTCACTGCTAAGATGGCATCTCCTCCTAATTGTTCTAGGGAATAGCTCACAAGGTCAACAACTCTTCTGGCAGTTGCACAccatcctctgcctctctctctgggtctgcagcccctctgactgcatgagctgctgctgtctctTTGTGATTTAGCCCTTGGGCCAGGCAACTATATGTCTTTTCTCCTCCAGGGTTGGAAAGTCTTTCCTCACCAGCAGTACTACatagtcttcccattcactgccccacCAGTACCACTTCCCTAGTGGCTGGTTAGGGAATCTAGGCCCACAGTTTACTTCAGGTTGCAGTTCAGTGACCCTCTAGTCAGCAGTCAAGGTTTGTGCCACCCCAGATCATGCTGCATTTCCCTGATCTCTTTCCTAACCTTTTGGCTCTCCCTTCCTTCTCTGGGTCTGCCAGGTTCActgctccctcttcccagggagtgactgcaggcAACCTATCACTGCAGCCACCAAACATGCCTCCCTTTTCCCAGGGGAATGATTGTAGATTCTCCCAGCATTCCCTTCTGCTTCCAAATCCCTGTCTTTATAGTTCCAGACcagctcctttctcctcccctcagtttcctcattcaATCAGGGGATTGCTTAGTCACCTGACtcccctcagctgtggcctgtTGGGTTAATTAATCCCCTTCTCAGTCTGCCTAAACCCTTTCAGGGCCAGTGTGAGGTGAACATCCCATCAAACCATACAACGCTGCACTGCTATTCGGGACCGACaagaggggagggaagcaggtacaaattaccggggcttGGCAGTCCAGAATGGGGCCTAGCTCCTGGCTTCCTCGGCttcgtcggccctgtttagccagtccacCCTTGCTGGGGAGCCCCAAAATTTTTTTTCATCAGAGCCCAAACCCACTCTCGACGGCCCTGCTGCTATCCATCCTCCATCTTTGTTGGACTGTTGGCGCCTTACTGAAACTtagtggggttttttggttggcCTTCTCCCAGTATGAAAAGGCAGAGGAAGAGCTGCtgagaa from Gopherus evgoodei ecotype Sinaloan lineage chromosome 2, rGopEvg1_v1.p, whole genome shotgun sequence includes:
- the HRH4 gene encoding histamine H4 receptor encodes the protein MDNMYSECAEGQNMTSSTPNLEPKFTLVVLVLLAVLMVLIALITVLGNGLVVLAFLVNKDLRHRSNYLFLNLAISDFLVGAFCIPLYIPYFLTGKWMFGRLLCKLWLVVDYLMCTASAFSIVLISYDRFLSVTKAVTYRIQQGMTSKTVVKMVAVWVFAFLIYGPAILIWDRVAGYSIILDGECNAEFYYNWYFLLCASAFEFFTPCISVAYFNMHIYRDIQKRKRNRLQSTVNISKQVSVPPTEKNVLMADHCSLKEDVSSPDSETEDSLSTSRTQVQSVVTDGSHQSRGYSITPDNDQSVALRAKTRSKLNRDKKIAKSLAIIVCVFAICWAPYSLLMIIRAACCGECVNEFLYEITFWLLWLNSSVNPFLYPLCHAGFRKAFMKILCPKRFVIQPPALAVSS